ACCGTGAACAACCGGGTGTACGCTCCAAAGTACGTCTCGAACATGCCGAGCCGCTCGGCCTTGCCGGCGTTGGTCTTGAGCGCCTTGACCTCCGTCGTGGTGCGGATGTTCCTGGCCTTCTGCAGCGCCGTGTCGGCCACCTCCTGGCGCCCCAGCGACTCCACCTCCGCCGCGAGCGCGCCCTCGAGAGTCCCTATCGCAACCCCCGGCTTGGCCTCGGCGTAGACCACGAACAGCGACGGGTCGATGCGCCAGATGTTCTCCACCTCGACGCGCGTCGCCAGCTCCTTCTCGTACACGAGTTTCCGGGTGAGCACCGACGACTCCCCTTCCCCGAGGACGATCTGCAGGAGGTCGAGCGCGAACACGTCGTCGGCCGAGGTCGCCGGCACGTGGTACGCCAGGGCGACGGCCGGCAGCTGCGCCGCGCGCTTCAGCACGGCCCGGCGTTCACCCTGCTGCTCGGGCTCGTCGCGGATCACGGCGGGCGGCGCGGGCTGCGCTGTGATCGAGCCGTACGCCTTGCTGATGAGGGCGATCGCGCGGTCCGGCTTGAAGTCTCCGACCAGGATGAGGGTGGCGTTGTTGGGCGTGTAATGGACGCGGAAGTACTCGTCGCAGTCCTTCACGGTGATCGCGTCGAGATCGGCCGGCCAGCCGATCACCGGCCACCGGTACGGGTGGGCCAGATACGCCGCCCCCCCCAGAAGCTCGAACATCGATCCTGCGATGTCGTTGTCGGTCGTCAGGCGGCGCTCTTCCTTCACGACCTCCCTCTCCCGCTTGAGACTCTCGTCGGTGAGCGCGAGGCCGGCCATCCGGTCCGCTTCCAGATCGACCACCGTGTCGAGCGACTCGGACGGGAAGTTCTCGTAATACACGGTGATGTCCTCGGTGGTGTAGGCGTTGCTGGCCCCCCCCTTCGACTCGAGGGTGCGGTCGAACACCTCGGGGCCGTATTTCTTCGTTCCGTTGAACATCATGTGCTCGAACAAGTGGGAGATGCCGGTCCGGCCCGGACGCTCGTCGCGCGAGCCGACGCGGAAGAACGTGTAATAGCTCATCGCCGGAACGGAGTGGTCCTCGAGGGTCAGAACCTTGAGCCCGTTGTCGAGGCGGTACGGCACGACGTTGAACCGGATCTCCTGCGCGAAACCGGGCGCCGCCGAGGCAGCCAGGATCCCTGCCAGTGCAGTGGAACGAAAGAGAGGCGTCATCGGGACCTCGGGGAGCCCGCCGCACACCCGGGACCGCGCGGTGGAGTCGAAGGAGCCCGGCCGTGTGACGCGCCGCCGGGTTCCCGGGCGGCGGATTATAGCAAAGTGCGAGGACGCGCTGCCTCTTCACCGCGCCCGGGCGCCCGTGGCCGCGGAGTTTCCTTGCCGGAGGCCCGGCGCCCCGGTATACTCCCGGGATTGCAGGGCATGGGAGGCCCGATCGCGGAATGTTTCAAACTTGGACACGCCGGAGGACGACCTCGACGCCTCCCCTCTCCGGCCCGCCGTTCACACGGCTCTGCGCCGCAACCCTCTTCGTCGCGCTCCTCATGCCCGCCTGCGGCGGCCACAACAAGACCGAGAACCGCATCCGGCCGGTCGAAGCGAGGCTCACGATCGTCCCGTTCCCCGGAACGCCCGACCCGGCGGTCTTCCTCGAGGGAACATCGGCGATGGGCGACCTGGTCACGATGGACGTCAAGATGCACAACGGCACCGGCACTCCGATCGATTTCGACGCGTACACGCTCGAGTTCCACTTCGATCCGCTCCTCGTGAACGTGAGCGACGTCTTCGCCGTCAACCCGTCCGTCCTCGGCCAGTGCTGCTTCCCGAACTCTCCGACCTGCTCCAGCTGTGATCCGCTGTGCTCGGTCAATGCCGACGCCGACACGACCGGCGTCCTGCTCCTCGGGGTCGCCGCCCTTCCCAACTGCCCCACCGCCAGCGTCAACAGCGACACGACGCTCCTGACTCTCGGGTTCACCGCCGCCACCACGATCCCGGGCCCGCCGGTCCCCCCGAACGATCCCAACGCCGCCCCGGGCCGCATCAGCCTCATCTCGGGCGCCGGATCCGGAGATTGTGAGATACTTCAGAACGTGATGGAAGTCTTGGTCAGCGGTCAGCCGATCCGGTGCGTGGACGGGAGCGCATACATCACGGCATCCCGCTAATCCGGATCACGGAATCGTCATCGTCGCACCGCTTCTGACCTTCGCAGCGGAGGCTCGGATGGAAGACAAGGTCGTGGCCCATTTCAAGGACGGCAAGACCCAGCGTGGCTACACGCAGGATTTCCGACCGGACGGCGAATTGTTCCACCTCCTGCCCAGCGAGGGGGGTGGCATCCCGACGACCATCCGGCTCGATGACCTGAAGGCGCTGTTCTACGTGAGGGATTACGGCTCCGCGCGCCGTCAGGTCGACCGGGCCAAGCGCTTCGGCGTCCAGGCGCCGCAGGGGCAGAAGACGATCGTCGAGTTCAAGGATGGCGAGAGGCTCTGGGGGTTCACGGAGGAGTACTCCGCCAACCACCGGGGTTTCTACTTCATCCCGGCGGATCCCCAGGAGAATAACACACGCATCTTCATCGTCAACTCGTCCGTGAAGCAGATCCAGTTCCAGGACTGAGAGGAGACCCATGCGCCACATGAATCTCCGGCTCGCCGGCGCCGTGCTCGTGCTGGCCGCCTTCGTTCCGGCCGCCCTGGCGGACAC
Above is a genomic segment from Candidatus Dormiibacterota bacterium containing:
- a CDS encoding pitrilysin family protein gives rise to the protein MTPLFRSTALAGILAASAAPGFAQEIRFNVVPYRLDNGLKVLTLEDHSVPAMSYYTFFRVGSRDERPGRTGISHLFEHMMFNGTKKYGPEVFDRTLESKGGASNAYTTEDITVYYENFPSESLDTVVDLEADRMAGLALTDESLKREREVVKEERRLTTDNDIAGSMFELLGGAAYLAHPYRWPVIGWPADLDAITVKDCDEYFRVHYTPNNATLILVGDFKPDRAIALISKAYGSITAQPAPPAVIRDEPEQQGERRAVLKRAAQLPAVALAYHVPATSADDVFALDLLQIVLGEGESSVLTRKLVYEKELATRVEVENIWRIDPSLFVVYAEAKPGVAIGTLEGALAAEVESLGRQEVADTALQKARNIRTTTEVKALKTNAGKAERLGMFETYFGAYTRLFTVLKSYEAMTKADLQKAAARYLRPDNRTVVTLVPAEADGETRP